Proteins from a genomic interval of Treponema succinifaciens DSM 2489:
- the uvrA gene encoding excinuclease ABC subunit UvrA yields MNAFNDEKIVIQGAREHNLKNISVEIPRNKLVAISGLSGSGKSSLAFDTLFAEGQRRYMESLSSYARQFLGRMDKPDVDLITGLSPAISIEQKTTHKNPRSTVGTVTEIYDYYRLLYARIGKPHCPNCGREIKEQSVDQIIETILSWSQGTKLTILSPVIRGKKGEHQKVIDDAKKSGFARARIDGLMVELEDSIKLDKQKKHTIEIVVDRIVLKPEIRKRLADSVETALQSSNGVIIVLRRVNKTDEAYENVVHEISAKGKSVDSAADFIEEEVFFSQKNACPDCGISIPELQPRMFSFNNPFGACPDCTGLGEKMEYDKNLIAPDSSLSFNEYGIQAYNPESSWNHAMFEAVANEAGFTLETPLKDLTKKQTDFLWNGDAQKNIKWVYKKQSGEGTSSYNRPWLGIFGDLRRRYNEAWGENARESLEKFMSHKECASCHGKRLRPESLGVTVGGKNIWDLTEFSVTETIDFFEKLELSETEKKISAQILKEIKSRLSFLKNVGLEYLTLQRSAATLSGGEAQRIRLSTQIGSGLTGVMYILDEPSIGLHQRDNQRLIDSLLYLRNLGNTVIVVEHDEQTLLTADYLVDIGPGAGVHGGKIMAAGTPQEVMKIPESLTGQYLAGKIRMEIPKQRRTGNGNFIKIQNVTEHNLKNVSVEIPLGTFTCITGVSGSGKSTLLNDVLFPAISNKIMKSELPVGAYKKISGLENIDKVISIDQSPIGRTPRSNPVTYIGVFDKIRELYASIPEAKAKGYKSGRFSFNVKGGRCEACQGAGTLTIEMNFLPDVFIPCDVCHGKRFNQETLDILYKGKSISDVLDMTIEEAADFFAGIPHIARKLETLKSVGLGYIQLGQNALTLSGGEAQRVKLASELSRPSTGKTLYILDEPTTGLHFVDIKQLMSVIQKLVDKGNSVVMIEHNLDVICQADYLIDLGPEGGSGGGSVIATGTPEEVARSKESYTGKYVSQLLEREKERDRLL; encoded by the coding sequence ATGAACGCATTCAACGATGAGAAAATTGTAATTCAAGGTGCGCGCGAGCATAACTTAAAGAATATCAGTGTTGAAATTCCTCGCAATAAACTTGTTGCCATAAGCGGACTTTCTGGCAGCGGAAAATCATCACTTGCATTTGATACTCTTTTTGCTGAAGGCCAGCGCAGATATATGGAAAGTCTTTCTTCCTATGCAAGGCAGTTCCTTGGAAGAATGGACAAGCCTGATGTGGATTTGATTACGGGGCTTTCTCCTGCGATTTCAATTGAGCAAAAGACAACCCATAAAAATCCGCGTTCAACGGTTGGAACTGTAACAGAAATCTATGACTATTACCGCCTTCTGTATGCAAGAATTGGAAAACCCCACTGTCCGAATTGCGGTCGGGAAATCAAGGAACAGTCGGTTGACCAGATTATAGAAACAATTCTTTCTTGGTCGCAGGGAACTAAACTTACAATTCTTTCTCCTGTTATCCGCGGAAAAAAAGGTGAGCATCAAAAAGTTATTGACGACGCAAAAAAATCTGGCTTTGCGCGTGCTAGAATTGATGGGCTTATGGTTGAGCTTGAGGATTCCATAAAACTGGACAAGCAGAAAAAGCACACAATTGAAATCGTTGTTGACCGCATAGTTTTAAAGCCTGAAATTAGAAAACGTCTTGCCGATTCAGTTGAAACTGCGCTTCAAAGTTCAAACGGTGTTATAATTGTTTTGCGCCGCGTAAATAAGACTGATGAGGCTTATGAAAATGTTGTGCATGAGATTTCTGCAAAAGGAAAGTCTGTTGATTCTGCCGCGGATTTTATAGAAGAGGAAGTTTTCTTTTCACAGAAGAATGCCTGTCCTGACTGCGGAATTTCTATTCCAGAGCTTCAGCCTAGGATGTTCTCTTTTAACAATCCGTTTGGAGCCTGCCCCGACTGTACTGGTCTTGGCGAAAAAATGGAATACGACAAAAATTTGATTGCGCCGGATTCTTCACTTTCATTTAATGAGTACGGAATTCAGGCTTACAATCCTGAAAGTTCTTGGAACCATGCGATGTTCGAGGCTGTTGCAAATGAAGCAGGCTTTACTCTTGAAACTCCGCTGAAGGATCTTACAAAGAAGCAGACTGATTTTTTGTGGAACGGAGACGCGCAGAAAAACATAAAGTGGGTTTACAAAAAGCAAAGCGGTGAGGGAACAAGTTCTTACAATCGTCCTTGGCTTGGAATTTTCGGTGATTTGCGCCGCCGCTACAATGAAGCTTGGGGAGAAAATGCAAGGGAATCTCTTGAAAAATTTATGTCGCATAAAGAGTGTGCGTCTTGCCATGGAAAACGTCTTCGCCCGGAATCTCTTGGCGTTACTGTCGGCGGAAAAAATATCTGGGACTTGACCGAGTTTTCTGTTACAGAAACCATAGACTTCTTTGAAAAATTAGAGCTTTCTGAAACAGAAAAAAAGATTTCCGCGCAAATATTAAAGGAAATAAAATCACGCCTTTCGTTCTTGAAAAATGTTGGGCTTGAATATCTTACGCTTCAGCGTTCGGCTGCAACTTTAAGCGGAGGCGAGGCGCAGCGCATAAGGCTCTCAACTCAGATTGGCTCAGGTCTTACCGGGGTTATGTATATTCTGGACGAGCCTTCGATTGGTCTGCATCAGCGGGATAATCAGCGGCTTATTGATTCTCTTTTGTATCTTAGAAATCTTGGCAACACGGTGATTGTTGTTGAGCATGACGAGCAGACTTTGCTTACCGCGGATTATCTTGTTGACATTGGTCCTGGAGCTGGTGTCCACGGCGGAAAAATCATGGCGGCAGGAACTCCGCAGGAAGTTATGAAAATTCCAGAAAGCCTTACTGGCCAGTATCTTGCAGGAAAAATCAGAATGGAAATTCCAAAGCAAAGAAGAACTGGAAACGGAAACTTTATAAAAATTCAAAATGTTACAGAGCACAACTTGAAAAATGTAAGCGTTGAAATTCCGCTTGGAACTTTTACTTGCATAACGGGAGTTTCTGGCAGCGGAAAATCAACTTTGCTGAATGATGTTTTGTTTCCTGCAATCAGCAATAAAATTATGAAGAGCGAGCTTCCGGTTGGCGCATACAAAAAAATTTCAGGCTTGGAAAATATTGACAAAGTGATCAGCATAGACCAAAGCCCTATTGGAAGAACTCCGAGAAGCAATCCTGTAACTTACATCGGTGTGTTTGATAAAATCCGCGAGCTTTACGCAAGTATTCCGGAAGCAAAGGCAAAGGGCTACAAGAGCGGACGTTTTTCTTTCAATGTAAAAGGCGGAAGATGCGAGGCTTGCCAGGGAGCTGGAACTTTGACAATTGAAATGAATTTTCTTCCTGACGTTTTTATTCCATGCGATGTCTGCCACGGAAAAAGATTCAATCAGGAAACTTTGGATATCCTTTACAAGGGAAAGTCCATAAGCGATGTTCTTGACATGACGATTGAAGAAGCCGCCGATTTCTTTGCTGGAATTCCGCATATTGCAAGAAAACTTGAAACCTTAAAAAGTGTTGGTCTTGGCTATATTCAGCTTGGACAGAATGCGCTTACTTTGAGCGGAGGAGAAGCTCAGCGTGTAAAACTTGCATCTGAACTTTCACGTCCTTCAACTGGAAAAACTTTATATATTTTAGATGAGCCTACGACCGGACTTCACTTTGTTGACATAAAGCAGCTTATGAGCGTTATTCAAAAACTTGTTGACAAAGGAAATTCTGTTGTGATGATTGAACATAATCTTGATGTTATCTGCCAGGCGGACTATTTGATTGATCTTGGTCCTGAAGGAGGAAGCGGCGGCGGGTCGGTTATTGCGACAGGAACTCCAGAAGAAGTTGCAAGGTCAAAAGAAAGCTACACAGGAAAATATGTTTCCCAGCTTCTTGAACGCGAAAAAGAAAGAGACAGGCTTTTGTAA
- a CDS encoding MATE family efflux transporter: protein MNKQFYKDSLKMLFPIILQNIFAAMMGSVDVIMLNSIGQDAIAAGSLATQYSGLVFMFYSGISSGSILLAAQYFGKKDFKALEAIEGIALKCSLAVAVAFSVGASLFPEKLMRVYTADPVLISEGAEYLRIIWVFYLLWAVSNTYFSMLRSANHVSVATFFNGVGFFLNIILNAVFIFGFFGIEKMGIRGVALATCISQAVCVAGCFIVSARSKDIKLKFSYMFIKSSSLAKDFFKMSLPALLNDVSWGAAFSAYVAIMGRLGSDVVAANSIVCVVRNFATVFCYAVAAVGGIIVGNLIGADKIDEAEKGAKEFLKVTVITGAFGGLLIFISIPFVLKYASLSTLAMHYLKQMLFINVYYVMGTAVNTTLIAGIFRAGGCTKFGLICDTIDMWGYGITAGILTAFVFKLPVVWVYFFMCLDEFVKWPWVFSFYKSKKWLRNITRTEY, encoded by the coding sequence ATGAACAAACAATTTTACAAAGATTCGCTTAAAATGCTTTTTCCTATTATTCTGCAGAATATATTCGCCGCCATGATGGGCTCTGTGGATGTTATAATGCTTAACAGTATAGGTCAGGACGCTATTGCGGCAGGCTCTCTTGCAACTCAGTACTCTGGTCTTGTCTTTATGTTTTATTCGGGAATAAGCTCAGGCTCTATTCTTCTTGCGGCTCAGTATTTTGGTAAAAAAGATTTTAAGGCTCTTGAGGCAATTGAAGGGATTGCGCTTAAATGCTCGCTTGCTGTTGCGGTTGCCTTTTCTGTTGGCGCATCGTTGTTCCCGGAAAAACTTATGCGCGTTTATACGGCTGATCCGGTTTTGATTTCAGAAGGCGCGGAATATCTTCGCATAATCTGGGTGTTCTATCTTTTGTGGGCGGTTTCAAATACTTACTTTTCTATGCTTAGAAGCGCGAATCATGTTTCGGTGGCAACATTCTTTAACGGTGTGGGATTTTTCCTGAACATCATTCTTAACGCGGTTTTTATCTTTGGATTTTTTGGAATTGAAAAAATGGGAATCCGCGGAGTTGCTCTTGCTACTTGCATTTCTCAGGCTGTTTGTGTTGCAGGGTGCTTTATTGTTTCGGCTCGGAGTAAGGACATAAAACTTAAGTTTTCCTATATGTTTATAAAAAGCAGCTCTCTTGCCAAGGATTTTTTTAAGATGTCTTTGCCTGCCTTGCTGAATGATGTTTCCTGGGGCGCGGCTTTTTCTGCTTACGTTGCAATCATGGGGCGGCTTGGCTCTGATGTTGTGGCTGCTAATTCGATTGTATGTGTTGTGCGCAACTTTGCCACTGTGTTCTGCTATGCTGTTGCTGCGGTCGGCGGCATTATTGTAGGAAACTTGATTGGCGCGGATAAGATTGACGAGGCTGAAAAAGGTGCAAAGGAATTTCTTAAAGTTACAGTTATTACAGGGGCGTTTGGCGGACTTTTGATATTTATTTCAATTCCGTTTGTTCTAAAATACGCTTCGCTTTCAACTTTGGCAATGCATTATTTAAAGCAGATGCTTTTTATAAATGTCTACTATGTTATGGGAACTGCTGTTAACACAACTCTTATTGCCGGTATCTTCCGCGCGGGCGGATGCACAAAATTCGGTCTAATATGCGACACAATCGATATGTGGGGCTATGGAATTACAGCTGGAATTCTTACAGCTTTTGTATTCAAGCTTCCTGTTGTATGGGTTTACTTTTTTATGTGCCTAGACGAATTTGTAAAGTGGCCCTGGGTGTTCTCGTTCTATAAGAGCAAAAAGTGGCTTAGAAACATAACTAGAACTGAATATTAG
- the cysK gene encoding cysteine synthase A, giving the protein MADIKESVVELIGNTPILKLNNYSKASGIENATLLAKLEYLNPAGSVKDRIALAMIEDAEKKGILKPGASIIEPTSGNTGIGLAAVAAAKGYKAILTLPETMSVERRNLLKAYGAELVLTEGAKGMKGAIAKAEELKESIPGSVILGQFVNPANPKAHRETTGPEIWSQTDGKVDIFVAGVGTGGTVSGVGEFLKSKNPAVKVVAVEPASSPVLSKGTAGSHKIQGIGAGFVPETLDTKIYDEIIAIENDDAFAEGKAFARSEGILVGISSGAALKAAKILAQRPENKGKVIVALLPDSGDRYLSTPLFSD; this is encoded by the coding sequence ATGGCAGACATTAAGGAAAGCGTAGTAGAACTGATTGGAAACACACCGATTCTAAAGCTCAACAATTACTCAAAGGCTAGTGGCATTGAAAACGCAACTCTGCTTGCAAAGCTGGAATATCTGAATCCGGCCGGAAGCGTAAAAGACAGAATCGCCCTTGCAATGATTGAAGACGCAGAAAAAAAAGGCATTCTAAAGCCTGGAGCTTCTATAATAGAGCCTACTTCTGGAAACACAGGAATCGGGCTTGCCGCTGTAGCCGCTGCAAAAGGATACAAGGCTATTTTGACTTTGCCTGAGACAATGAGCGTTGAGCGCCGCAATCTTTTAAAGGCTTATGGAGCGGAGCTTGTTCTTACCGAAGGCGCAAAAGGAATGAAAGGCGCTATTGCAAAGGCAGAAGAGCTTAAAGAGTCAATTCCAGGCTCTGTTATTCTCGGGCAGTTTGTAAATCCGGCAAATCCTAAAGCGCACCGTGAAACTACAGGCCCTGAAATTTGGAGCCAGACAGATGGAAAAGTTGATATTTTCGTTGCGGGCGTAGGCACTGGTGGAACTGTTTCCGGCGTAGGTGAATTCCTAAAGTCGAAGAATCCTGCTGTAAAAGTTGTTGCTGTTGAGCCTGCTTCAAGCCCTGTTCTTTCAAAAGGAACTGCCGGCTCTCATAAAATTCAGGGAATCGGCGCAGGATTTGTTCCTGAAACGCTTGACACAAAGATTTATGATGAAATTATTGCCATAGAAAATGATGACGCTTTTGCGGAAGGAAAAGCTTTTGCGCGGTCAGAAGGAATTCTTGTTGGAATTTCAAGCGGAGCTGCTCTAAAGGCTGCAAAGATTCTTGCCCAGCGCCCTGAAAACAAAGGAAAAGTTATTGTGGCTCTTCTTCCAGATTCTGGAGACCGCTACCTTTCAACTCCGTTGTTTTCTGACTAG
- a CDS encoding RrF2 family transcriptional regulator, producing the protein MLISTRGRYALRVIIELCSHGKDEFVPLNVIAENQDVSLKYLESIVALLVKAGLVEGLRGKKGGYRLTKDADEYSVGEILKLTEGTLAPVTCLEENAETCPRSAECKTLPMWEKLDTIISNYLYSVKISDLLKPESVSDWVI; encoded by the coding sequence ATGCTGATTTCAACAAGAGGGCGTTATGCGCTTCGTGTTATAATAGAACTTTGTTCGCACGGAAAGGACGAGTTTGTTCCATTGAATGTCATTGCTGAGAATCAGGATGTGTCGCTAAAATATCTTGAAAGCATTGTGGCTCTTTTGGTTAAGGCTGGTCTTGTAGAAGGCTTGCGCGGAAAAAAAGGCGGCTACAGGCTTACAAAAGATGCTGACGAATATTCCGTTGGAGAAATCCTAAAACTTACGGAAGGAACTTTAGCCCCTGTTACTTGCCTTGAAGAAAACGCTGAAACCTGTCCACGTTCCGCAGAATGCAAGACGCTCCCCATGTGGGAAAAACTGGACACTATAATTTCCAACTATCTATACAGCGTAAAAATTTCCGACCTTTTAAAGCCTGAAAGTGTAAGCGACTGGGTAATATAA
- a CDS encoding SGNH/GDSL hydrolase family protein produces MENGINTVSVYGDSILKGAVTGTGSGHLFDITKNDSLSLAAAKLGFKLNNQSVFGNIITKSYKRFLRDAERNALGDLAIIESGGNDCDYDWAQVCSGENTNPRVGIDEFISTIDKMAKTCRQNGTTPLIMTMPPLVPDRWLLHICRGYDEQKVKAFVNSDIMTLYQNHETYNAHLVKYSFQNNVQIVDMRLAFLESKKDKELMCQDGIHPNEAGYRFMAEIWEKELPKIKNEFPK; encoded by the coding sequence ATGGAAAACGGAATTAACACAGTCTCTGTATATGGAGATTCAATTTTAAAGGGCGCAGTTACAGGAACAGGAAGCGGGCACCTCTTTGACATAACAAAGAATGACAGCCTTTCACTTGCAGCTGCAAAACTAGGATTTAAGCTGAACAACCAAAGCGTATTCGGAAACATAATCACCAAAAGCTACAAGAGGTTTTTGCGTGATGCTGAGCGGAATGCGCTTGGCGACCTTGCAATAATAGAATCCGGCGGAAACGACTGCGACTATGACTGGGCGCAAGTATGCTCCGGGGAAAACACAAATCCACGTGTAGGCATAGACGAATTTATAAGCACGATAGACAAAATGGCAAAAACCTGCCGACAAAACGGAACAACGCCGCTCATTATGACAATGCCGCCTCTTGTTCCAGACCGATGGCTTTTGCACATTTGCCGAGGATATGACGAACAAAAAGTAAAGGCGTTTGTGAACTCGGACATTATGACGCTGTACCAAAACCACGAAACATACAATGCGCATCTTGTTAAATACAGTTTTCAAAACAACGTGCAGATTGTGGATATGAGGCTTGCATTTCTTGAGTCCAAAAAAGACAAAGAGCTTATGTGCCAGGACGGAATCCACCCAAACGAAGCCGGCTACAGATTCATGGCGGAAATCTGGGAAAAAGAGCTTCCAAAAATCAAAAACGAGTTTCCAAAATAG
- a CDS encoding DUF3015 family protein, whose translation MFKGKLAAAVAVVSLALASSAFATKVGPGLGYVVFGDQNGPVYDLLAATTNGTFCSQGFAITFGTSGYSGGLIGMEETDKFIADNMDALATDIAMGEGEYVDTLSTMLNVSDSVAFKAALQANFDNIFSSSDVSATEVSGKIYSLVG comes from the coding sequence ATGTTTAAGGGTAAATTGGCTGCTGCAGTAGCTGTTGTATCATTGGCACTTGCTTCTAGCGCATTTGCTACAAAGGTTGGACCTGGTCTTGGTTATGTTGTTTTCGGAGATCAGAACGGACCTGTTTATGACTTGCTTGCCGCAACAACAAACGGCACATTCTGTTCACAGGGATTCGCTATTACATTCGGAACTTCTGGATATAGCGGAGGACTTATCGGAATGGAAGAAACAGACAAGTTCATCGCAGACAACATGGATGCACTTGCAACAGACATCGCTATGGGCGAAGGCGAATATGTTGACACACTTTCAACAATGCTCAACGTTTCTGACAGTGTAGCTTTCAAAGCTGCTCTTCAGGCAAACTTTGACAACATCTTCTCTTCTTCAGACGTATCTGCAACTGAAGTAAGCGGAAAGATTTACTCACTTGTTGGCTAA
- a CDS encoding Lnb N-terminal periplasmic domain-containing protein — MFLLAASFFLPVFADENSPAKGTADAVDFSGKLEAISKLAPTEPAPGYEIKAQEAVDKAFSMELYNAPYWKTLLHYKPSPFHKNKSLVDDPMFFCAKKGKTNPKAELEGTIKAFFSPAPGKDERHAIERFPGRFKWICDQLNLSKEDFPYDGDAYYQSIVRKVNPGDVYLIFPAGFLKNPASVFGHTFLLMESKGQSRLLASSINYGAVTNITGGAMYAILGLVGGFRGYFGFVPYYEKIKQYANMDMRDIWEYRLNFSEEEKDRMLRHVFDLSGIYSRYFFISENCSYNLLFLIEAAKPETDITNILSGVVEPIETVKTICETGLADKTDYRPSVYSKLEFQKTQLTRKQNKYVKDVCYGKKTAQDFPFGDLPKEKQAEIWEQASDYLTSLLNSRKISSDEYRPRFVSVLSERRKLGKIESSTKITEPPHPEKAHGSKKISIHGGKDIEGAYTGLEFRLTAHEQLENPAGYASNSELVFGEIDLRVHPQETDFYLKKALIASVISLSVSDLYFFNGAMNIVVGLDSNPNEDKEEDLAFRVKAMFGTSIKPAYWIQPYFLAGFDAYASPKYERNHFYADPLIGAEVGFITTAGIWKNKIAASALQSPFDKKHLRIQASVNEGFNIAQNISLKGGYSFNMDWGERWHEFTVSFNAYF; from the coding sequence TTGTTTTTACTTGCAGCTTCGTTTTTCCTGCCAGTATTTGCAGATGAAAACAGCCCCGCAAAAGGAACTGCGGACGCCGTTGACTTTTCAGGAAAACTAGAAGCAATTTCAAAGCTAGCCCCTACAGAGCCAGCTCCCGGCTACGAAATAAAAGCGCAGGAAGCTGTGGACAAGGCATTTTCCATGGAGCTTTACAATGCGCCTTACTGGAAAACCCTTTTGCATTACAAGCCTTCGCCTTTCCACAAAAACAAGAGCCTTGTGGACGACCCGATGTTTTTCTGTGCAAAAAAAGGCAAGACAAATCCAAAGGCAGAGCTAGAAGGTACTATAAAAGCATTCTTTTCTCCTGCGCCCGGCAAAGATGAACGGCACGCAATTGAGCGTTTTCCTGGCAGATTTAAATGGATTTGCGACCAGCTGAATCTTTCAAAAGAGGATTTTCCTTATGATGGAGACGCATATTATCAGTCGATTGTGCGGAAAGTAAATCCCGGGGACGTTTACCTTATATTCCCGGCAGGCTTTCTAAAAAATCCGGCTTCAGTTTTCGGACACACATTTTTGCTCATGGAATCCAAAGGACAGTCGCGTCTTCTTGCAAGCTCTATAAATTACGGAGCTGTTACAAATATAACAGGCGGCGCGATGTACGCAATTCTAGGTCTTGTTGGAGGATTCCGGGGATATTTTGGATTCGTGCCTTACTATGAAAAAATCAAGCAGTACGCCAATATGGATATGCGCGATATATGGGAATACCGCTTAAACTTTTCAGAAGAAGAAAAAGACAGAATGCTGCGCCATGTTTTTGACCTTTCAGGTATTTACTCGCGTTACTTTTTTATAAGCGAAAACTGCTCATACAACCTTTTATTTCTTATAGAAGCCGCAAAGCCAGAAACAGACATAACGAATATTTTAAGTGGCGTTGTAGAGCCAATAGAAACTGTAAAGACCATCTGCGAAACAGGACTTGCAGATAAAACTGACTACAGACCTTCCGTGTACTCAAAACTGGAATTTCAAAAGACACAGCTTACACGGAAGCAAAACAAATATGTAAAAGACGTTTGTTACGGGAAAAAGACAGCACAGGACTTTCCATTCGGCGACTTGCCAAAAGAAAAACAGGCTGAAATTTGGGAACAGGCATCCGACTATCTTACTTCCCTCTTGAACAGCCGGAAAATTTCATCAGATGAATACAGACCGCGGTTTGTTTCAGTTCTTTCGGAGCGTAGAAAGCTAGGCAAGATAGAATCCAGCACAAAAATAACAGAGCCTCCGCACCCGGAAAAAGCACATGGCTCCAAAAAGATTTCCATTCACGGCGGAAAAGACATAGAAGGCGCATACACAGGCTTGGAATTTCGTCTTACAGCGCACGAACAGCTTGAAAATCCTGCAGGATACGCTTCAAATTCAGAACTTGTGTTCGGTGAAATTGACCTTAGAGTGCATCCGCAGGAAACAGACTTTTATTTAAAGAAAGCACTGATTGCCTCGGTAATCTCGCTGTCGGTTTCTGACTTGTATTTTTTCAACGGCGCAATGAATATCGTAGTCGGACTTGACTCTAACCCAAATGAAGACAAGGAAGAAGATCTTGCGTTCAGAGTAAAAGCAATGTTCGGAACAAGCATAAAGCCAGCTTATTGGATTCAGCCTTACTTTCTTGCAGGATTTGATGCTTATGCTTCTCCAAAGTATGAAAGGAATCACTTTTATGCAGATCCGCTTATTGGCGCAGAAGTCGGCTTTATAACAACGGCAGGAATCTGGAAAAACAAGATTGCGGCAAGCGCGCTTCAGTCGCCGTTCGACAAAAAACATTTAAGAATTCAGGCTAGCGTAAACGAAGGCTTTAATATTGCCCAAAACATTTCGCTCAAGGGCGGATACTCTTTTAATATGGACTGGGGCGAGAGATGGCATGAGTTCACGGTTTCGTTCAACGCATATTTTTAG
- a CDS encoding methyl-accepting chemotaxis protein: MGENTSSNTEKRKSLVFRLVLFTGISIVFFNFLQIIITGEITKKSVLEDSANDYGVVVNAYSQVISEKIDAYYHAMNFYVNSDVAQDGSLAEMREWLVSHADHRIAEFDYIMLCGPDGIAYTDTGKRTDISDRPYFKAIMQDGKERFIDDPVVSRTTGQSVLHVTRAIVRNGKNIGLFAGVMQSKYIGEIISNIKVGNTGYPFVLADDGTVISHPNRDWINNRNFLTGYSKGHEDMGELAKRMVSRETGHAWIKGIYDDLEFITFMPVEGTSWSMAVSIQQKEIYSSITSIMGQMTWLSIISAILLVSISGFLVYRAIRPLNKLDYAITKIASGNADLTQRIEINSDNEIGFVVKGFNKFVGKLQEIISDVKNSKNELSSAGEVLEESTQNTSSAITQILANIDSVRNQIVSQSSSVEETAGAVNEIASNISSLERMIENQTAGVSQASAAVEQMIGNISSVNQSVDKMASSFSELQSDAQNGFSKQQVVNEQIEKIEKQSAMLQEANAAISSIASQTNLLAMNAAIEAAHAGEAGKGFSVVADEIRKLSETSTSQSKTIGDQLNNIRESIDEVVASSAESSSAFENVSKKIKDTDQLVVQIKSAMEEQTEGSKQINEALHSMNDSSSEVRNASSEMSAGNQAILEEVKRLQDATMVMKESMDEMAVGAKKINETYAALSEISSKVKGSISDIADQIDRFKV, encoded by the coding sequence ATGGGAGAAAACACTTCGTCAAACACCGAAAAACGCAAGAGCCTTGTGTTCCGGCTTGTTCTTTTTACAGGCATTTCAATTGTATTTTTTAATTTTCTGCAGATTATTATAACAGGAGAAATCACAAAAAAGTCTGTGCTTGAGGATTCAGCAAATGACTATGGGGTTGTTGTAAATGCTTATTCGCAGGTAATTTCAGAAAAAATTGACGCCTATTACCATGCTATGAATTTCTATGTGAATTCAGATGTGGCTCAGGATGGAAGCCTTGCCGAAATGCGTGAATGGCTTGTTTCGCATGCAGATCACCGCATAGCCGAGTTTGATTACATAATGCTCTGCGGTCCGGACGGAATCGCATATACGGATACAGGAAAGCGCACCGACATTTCCGATCGCCCTTATTTCAAGGCGATAATGCAAGATGGAAAGGAAAGGTTCATTGATGATCCTGTAGTCTCAAGAACGACCGGACAATCTGTACTCCATGTAACGCGCGCAATTGTCCGCAACGGAAAGAACATCGGTCTTTTTGCTGGCGTAATGCAGTCAAAATATATTGGTGAAATCATCAGCAATATAAAAGTTGGAAACACAGGATATCCGTTTGTTCTTGCCGACGATGGAACCGTTATTTCCCACCCGAACAGAGACTGGATTAACAACCGCAACTTCCTTACAGGCTATTCAAAAGGGCACGAGGATATGGGCGAACTTGCCAAAAGAATGGTTAGCCGTGAGACAGGACATGCCTGGATAAAGGGAATTTATGACGACTTGGAATTTATTACCTTTATGCCGGTAGAAGGAACTTCATGGTCAATGGCAGTTTCAATCCAGCAGAAGGAAATCTATTCTTCAATTACTTCAATTATGGGGCAGATGACTTGGCTTTCTATTATAAGCGCGATTCTTCTTGTAAGCATATCAGGCTTCCTTGTGTACCGCGCAATAAGGCCATTGAATAAACTTGACTACGCAATAACAAAAATCGCTTCAGGCAACGCCGACCTTACACAAAGAATTGAAATAAATTCCGACAACGAAATCGGCTTTGTTGTAAAAGGATTCAATAAATTTGTTGGCAAATTGCAGGAAATTATTTCCGATGTAAAAAATTCTAAGAATGAGCTTTCTAGTGCAGGAGAAGTTCTTGAAGAAAGCACTCAAAATACTTCCAGTGCAATCACGCAGATTCTTGCAAACATTGACAGTGTAAGAAACCAGATTGTAAGCCAAAGCTCAAGTGTTGAAGAAACCGCCGGGGCTGTAAATGAAATCGCTTCAAATATTTCTTCGCTTGAAAGAATGATTGAAAACCAGACCGCAGGTGTAAGCCAGGCTTCCGCTGCCGTTGAGCAGATGATTGGAAACATTTCTTCTGTAAATCAGTCCGTTGACAAAATGGCTTCTTCATTCAGCGAGCTTCAGTCTGACGCGCAGAACGGATTTTCTAAGCAGCAAGTCGTAAACGAGCAGATAGAAAAAATTGAAAAGCAGTCCGCAATGCTTCAGGAGGCAAACGCCGCCATTTCTTCAATTGCAAGCCAGACAAACCTTCTTGCCATGAATGCCGCAATCGAAGCCGCCCACGCAGGTGAAGCCGGAAAAGGATTCAGTGTTGTAGCAGACGAAATCCGCAAGCTTTCAGAAACTTCCACTTCGCAGTCAAAGACAATCGGCGACCAGCTTAACAATATCCGTGAATCTATCGATGAAGTTGTTGCTTCTTCCGCGGAATCAAGTTCGGCTTTTGAAAATGTTTCCAAGAAAATCAAGGATACAGACCAGCTTGTTGTTCAGATTAAGTCGGCAATGGAAGAACAGACCGAAGGCTCTAAGCAGATAAACGAGGCTCTTCATTCCATGAACGACAGTTCTTCCGAAGTTCGCAACGCCTCTTCTGAAATGTCAGCCGGAAATCAGGCGATTCTTGAGGAAGTAAAACGGCTTCAGGATGCCACAATGGTTATGAAGGAAAGCATGGATGAAATGGCGGTTGGCGCAAAGAAAATAAACGAAACTTATGCCGCCTTAAGCGAGATTTCTTCAAAGGTAAAAGGCTCTATTTCGGATATTGCCGACCAGATTGACCGCTTTAAAGTTTAA